The nucleotide window GCCTTAATCGTAAACTTATCGAGTCTCATCGTTCGGATTACCTCATAATATATAGATATAAAATAGGAACCGCTTCGGTACCTGTCAATACTCATATCAGATAAATCTGATAGCAAGGGACTAAGGTCGGTAGGTAGGAGGTAGCGCTAAAGTCGCTACTACAAGCCCGCTTTAAAAAACTTTGTTGTCTTATTCGGGCCGGTAGTAGCGATTTCAATCGCTACGTTAAAAGAATTTCTGAAATTTTGTTTGCCAAAACAATTCTGCGCACGCATTCATTCTAATGTATTAGTATTAAATATTTTCCATCGAGCACTTGCATTGCGGTGGATTTTTTCTGCTATAATGGCAAACGAATAAGTTCTCACGATAAAATTTTATGATGCAGATTCGTGAGGTAGTTCCGGAAGATCGAAATGATTTACTGAAAATTCTGAAAGCAACAGGAGTCTTTCAGGATTATGAAATCGCAGTGGCTGATGAAGTCCTCCGGGACTCAATGATTCCTGACTCCGGCTATTATTCCAGATGTTGTGTCAATGGAGAAAACCGCGCCATCGGCTACGTCTGCTGGGGGCCGACTCCGTGCACCAGCGGCACGTACGATCTGTACTGGATTGCGGTCCATCCTGATTTTCAAGGACACGGAATTGGAAAACTTTTATTAAACCATGTGGAGGAGCAAGTTCGTAAAGAGAATGTGCGTCTGATCATCATTGAAACTTCCTCAATGAATGATTACGATGCAACGCGAAGGTTTTACGTACAAAACGGCTATCAGCAATTTGCCATCATACCGGACTTTTATCGTCAGGGGGATCACAAGATCATTTATGGGAAGAACTTTGTACCGTAGACCAATCGCGATCGTTTACAATGATCCGTATTTGCTGGAGGACGGCAAAAAATCGGTTGAGAATCCAGTGCTCGACAGCCTGGATGCGTTTATTTGCGCTCTCCGCGAACTAAAAAGGCCTTACAAAATCCTGCGAATCGACAAGAATAATTCTGTTGAGATCATTCAGGAATTGATTGAAGAGCGTTATGAAATGGCTATCAATCTTTGTGAAGATATCAGCGGAAACAATTTGAAGGAGCCGAACATTCCGGCGATGCTGGAGTTGATCGGCATTGAATACACCGGTTCCGGCCCGCTCGCGCTGGGTCTGACCTGTTACAAGGATCGATCCAAGCATCTGCTGAAAGGAGCGGGGCTGAGGACTCCTGCTTTTTTCGTTACGGATCACGAAATGGAAAAAGTTCCTATCGATTTTCCCCTCATTGTGAAACCGCAGCACGAAGATGCGAGTATCGGTATTCACTATGATTCTGTCGCGTATGATCTGGAGCACCTGAACAAGAAAATTGAAAACATACGCGAAGTCCTGAAACAGCCTTCGATTGTAGAACAGTACATTGATGGCCGTGAATTCAATGTGGGTGTGATTGGAAATCCCGGAGAGGTATTGCCCATTGCGGAAATTGATTTTGATGGACTCCCTGAAGGTCATGCAAAGATCTGTTCTTACGAAGCGAAGTGGCATTATGGTTCCATATTTGATGTAGGAACCAAACCGGTTTTTCCGGACCTGTCTCCCAAATTGAGGCAGGCGATTACTCTTGCTGCGCTGCGGGCTTACGAGCTGTTTCAATGCCGCGACTATGCGCGCGTTGATATGCGAGTTGACCAAAAAGGTGTGCCCTATATACTGGAGGTCAATTGCAATCCCGATCTTTGTCCGGGCGCAGGTTTTTTCCGCGCGTTTTCATTGAACGGCCGGACTTATGCTGACCTTGTGGCAATGTTTATTTCCTTTATGGAAGAGCGGATTCAGACCAGGGAAGCGGTCAGCGCGGTCCCGGAATTATGAAAGTCGGTCTGACCTACAATCTGGGGAGCGATTACCAGCCAAAGGAAGAAGACCCACCGGACGCGGCGGCCGAATTTGACACGCAAGCGACGATAGACGGCCTGACTCATGCAATCAGTGCGAGCGGCCATGAACCTGTTCTGATCGGTGACGGCCTCCATCTCTACCGCTGGACCAGCGACAATCAGGTCGACATCATTTTCAACATCGCGGAAGGCTACAATGGACGCGCCCGCGAAGCGCAAATTCCCGCTCTCCTAGAAATGCTGCAGATTCCTTACGTCGGCTCAGATCCGGTAACCCTTGGCCTGGCGCTGGACAAAGTTCTCACGAAACAAATCATGAAAGCGGAAAGAATTCCGACGGCCCAGTTTTTGAAAGCAACAAGAATGCAGGACCTCAACCAGATTCCTCTGAAGTATCCGCTTTTTGCCAAACCTGTGCATGAAGGCACGGGAAAGGGAATCGATTCGGAATCAAAAATCAAGACCTATCCAAAGTTAAAATCGCGAGTGAAGTATCTTTTGAAAACCTATCGTGAACCGGTGTTGATCGAAGAGTATCTGGAAGGGGACGAGTTCACCGTTGGAATCATCGGAACGCCGCCGCATGTAATCGGCACAATGCAAATCGTGTTTGACACTTCGCAGGTGGAGGATTTTTATTCCTACCATGTGAAGGAGGAGTACGAAAAATTTGTTCATTACGTGTGTCCTCCGAAAACGGATCCGGACCGGCTGGAGCAAATCGAGGAAATTGCGATGCGCGCGTACAAAGTTCTCGAATGCCGCGATTTCGGACGTGTGGACATCCGATGCGATGCCGATGGAAATCCCTTTTTCCTGGAAATCAATCCGCTGGCTGGATTGAATCCCCAGCACAGCGATCTGTGCATCATTGCGCGACATAACGGAATGACTTACGAACAATTGATCGGACGCATTCTTTATTCCGCTCTACAACGTAATCACCTTGTCTGAGTACAAAGTGCCCTCCCGGAAACTTACTCTGAGGGAACTTCCAGTTGACGAACGACCTCGCGAAAAACTGATCTACAACGGCGAGCAGTCGCTCAGCGATGCGGAACTGCTCGCGATTGTGATTCGATCCGGTACGCCGAAAGAGAGCGCCCGCAACTGGCACAGCGGATACTGAAAGAACTGGGAGACCTCAGAAAACTCAGTGCTCTTACGGTCACAGAGTTGTGCGGCAGGTTTCATGGCGTAGGCCCTGCAAAAGCCGCGCAATTGAAGGCGGCGCTTGAGCTTGCGAGACGGTACTCGAAGGAGTTGTCTGCAACGCGCCCGCGTTTCTCAAACAGCGAGCTTGTGTTTCTGCATTTTCATGATTCCTTTTTGGGAAAAACCAAAGAGGAGCTGTGGGTTGCCGTTCTGGACATGAAAAACCGGCTCATTTTGAAAGAACAAGTCTCAACAGGAACTTTGAGCGGAAGTCTGGTGCATCCGCGTGAGGTTTTTCAGGTGGCAATTCGAAATGCTGCCGCCGGCCTCATTCTTTTGCACAATCATCCTTCCGGTGATCCGGCGCCGAGTCCGGAAGATCGCAAAGTCACGCTGCAGATTGCAGAAGCGGGAAAACTCCTGGGAATACCGCTTCTGGATCACATCATCATCGGCAACCAAAAGTACTTCAGTTTCAAAGATAACGGAGCTCTTTAGTAGGGGCGACCCTTGTGGTCGCCCTTCACGGGCGGGCACAAGGCCCGCCCCTACTTAATTCGGTAACCGAGCTCTTTGCCGATGGCGTCAACGTAATCTTTGCGAATGGAGCTCCAGGAATCAAACAGGTCGGGATACGCTTCTTTGGTGAGGACGGAATCAAGCTTAACCGCGTAATAGCGCAGGTGGTTAAAGTCATTCCGGGCTTCCAGGGAATTACAACTCCGACGCTGACAGGAGTTATCGAAGAGTTTCACGTTTTCCATGAATTGCGTCCAGGAATCGCCTACATCACGTGGCGCCTTTTCATTCAACTGTTCCACTTTCTGAGCGAGCTCGGTGGCCTTTTGCGCCAAAACTAACTCATCACCGCTCAAAGGTTCCCCTTCTTTGTATCCCTTCGAGCAGCCGATTGATATTAAGAGTAGCAACAAGAATGTAGACAGTGTGCGCATCTTCAGCTCCTTAAACAGCTAAGGCGGCCATCTTTCTTCCTGGAAGCCGCCAGGCAAGTATTGCATAAAGCAATGGGAAAAACGCCAGGATCCTCAAAGTTTGTTGTATGGATGTCAGATCAGCGAATCGTCCCGCTAGAGGAACCAGCATTCCCCCGACACCCCAGCCAAAACCCATCGTCAATGAGGAAATTGTGCTGATGGCATTTGGCACGATGGATTGTCCCATTAGAACGCTGACCGGTATTGTCATCATCAAAAAGAAACCCGCAATTGCAACGTTAACAATGA belongs to bacterium and includes:
- a CDS encoding GNAT family N-acetyltransferase, which encodes MMQIREVVPEDRNDLLKILKATGVFQDYEIAVADEVLRDSMIPDSGYYSRCCVNGENRAIGYVCWGPTPCTSGTYDLYWIAVHPDFQGHGIGKLLLNHVEEQVRKENVRLIIIETSSMNDYDATRRFYVQNGYQQFAIIPDFYRQGDHKIIYGKNFVP
- a CDS encoding ATP-grasp domain-containing protein — protein: MKVGLTYNLGSDYQPKEEDPPDAAAEFDTQATIDGLTHAISASGHEPVLIGDGLHLYRWTSDNQVDIIFNIAEGYNGRAREAQIPALLEMLQIPYVGSDPVTLGLALDKVLTKQIMKAERIPTAQFLKATRMQDLNQIPLKYPLFAKPVHEGTGKGIDSESKIKTYPKLKSRVKYLLKTYREPVLIEEYLEGDEFTVGIIGTPPHVIGTMQIVFDTSQVEDFYSYHVKEEYEKFVHYVCPPKTDPDRLEQIEEIAMRAYKVLECRDFGRVDIRCDADGNPFFLEINPLAGLNPQHSDLCIIARHNGMTYEQLIGRILYSALQRNHLV
- the radC gene encoding DNA repair protein RadC translates to MGDLRKLSALTVTELCGRFHGVGPAKAAQLKAALELARRYSKELSATRPRFSNSELVFLHFHDSFLGKTKEELWVAVLDMKNRLILKEQVSTGTLSGSLVHPREVFQVAIRNAAAGLILLHNHPSGDPAPSPEDRKVTLQIAEAGKLLGIPLLDHIIIGNQKYFSFKDNGAL